The stretch of DNA ACGCCCTGTCCGCTTTTTGTGTCTATTGCAGAAGAAGGCTGGAGCGATACAGAAGTTGCTCGTCTTACTGCAGAAAAGTATTTGCTTCCCCTAAAACAAAAAGGAATTGACAGCCTTTTGATGGGATGTACTCATTACCCCCTTTTAAAAAATACTATACACAAGGTGATGGGGGAAGATGTAAACCTTATAGACCCGGCGGTAGGTACAGCAGAAACTGTAAAACAAATTCTGAAACAATCCGATGCTCTCTGTGATAAAAGTACACCTTGTCGCCATGTTTATTATTCTAGCGATAATGGAGAAAAGTTTAAAAAGATAGCAAATATTTTTTTAGATAGAAAGATAGGGCGGGTTAAAAAAATTGATATAGAGGAATTTTAACTATTGAAAGGAGCTTGCATAGAATAAGGATATGAATAAAGACGTAATTGTATCTATAAAAGGAAAACAGATCAATCTAGATAAAGAGGAAGATATAATAGAACTCATAACAGAAGGGAAATTTTATTCAAAAGAAGGGAAGTATTATATAGTATACAAGGAATCTGAAATATCAGGTATGGAAGGTACCACTACTACTATAAAAATAGAGGATGATATGGTGTCGTTGATCAGGCTAGGTACAAATAACAGCCATTTAGTGTTTAGAAAAGGGACAAAGTATGTAAATTATTACAACACGCCATATGGTGACCTTCACATGGAAGTGTTTCCTACAAAAGTGGAATCTTATATATCAGATACCGAAGGTAGTATTGATTTGAGATATCATCTAGATGTAGGCGGGAGTTATGCAGGAGAAAACCAAATATTTGTAAGTTTCAAGGAGGGCAAAGCAAGTGACAGAAAACATGATAAAGCAAGTAAGAACACAGATAATTGATGTAATAGAAGACTCACTATATAAAGCAAGGGAAAAAGGAGCGATTGAATTTGAAAGATTGCCCCAGATAATAGTTGAAGTTCCAAACGATAAGACCCATGGAGATTTTTCATCCAATATTGCAATGCAGATTGTAAAGCAGGTGCGAAAGCCTCCTGCATACATAGCCAAAGCCATTATTGAGAATATCGATACACAGGGGACTTATATAGATAGAGTAGAAAGTGCCGGTCCGGGATTTATCAATTTTTATTTAAATAATGATTGGCTGTATGATGTGCTACGTGTCATATATGACCGAGGTAATGATTACGGCAGGGTAAATATAGGCAAAGGCAAAAAGGTGATGGTGGAATTTGTCAGCGCCAACCCCACAGGACCTATGCACATGGGTAACGCTAGAGGTGCAGCATTAGGGGATTCTCTTGCCAGCGTTTTAGATGCAGCTGGATATGATGTCACTAGAGAATTCTATATAAATGATGCAGGCAATCAGATAGAAAAATTTGGAGAGTCATTGGAAGCTAGGTATTTAGAGCTGTTGGGCAGAGAAGGCCATATTCCCGAGGGAGGTTATCAAGGCCAAGATATAACCCAGCATATGAAAGAATTTATAGATTTACATGGCGATAAATATTTGGATGTGGACCCAAAGGATAGAAAAAAAGTTTTTGTGGAATATGCCCTTAAAAAGAATATTGATAAGATAAAATCTGACCTAAAAAAGTTTGGTGTTGAATTTGATATATGGTTTTCTGAACGTACGTTACATGAAGGTGGAGAGATAGACAACACTATAGAACATCTTAAAAATAGCGGATATACATGCAGTAAAGAGGAGGCATTATGGTTCCAGGCATCTAAATTTGGAGTAGAAAAGGATGAGGTGTTGGTCAGGAATAATGGGTTACCTACATATTTTGCAGCTGATATTGCATATCATCGGAACAAATTTTTAGTGAGAAATTTCGATACGGTAATAGACATTTGGGGTGCTGATCACCACGGTCATGTAGCCAGAATGAAAGGTGCTATGCAGGCTTTGGGAATCCAACCTGATAGGCTCCAGGTAATTATAATGCAGCTAGTGAGGTTGCTTAAAAATGGAGAAGTAGCTAGGATGTCTAAAAGAAAGGGGCAAGCAGTTACCCTTTCTGACCTGATAGAGGAAGTGGGTAAAGATGCAGCCAGGTTTTTCTTTAACATGAGATCCGCCGGTAGCCACCTTGATTTTGATCTGGACTTAGCAGTTAAACAAAGCAATGAAAATCCTGTATTCTATGTTCAATATGCATATGCTAGAATTTGTAGCATAATAAGACAGATAGAGCAAGAAGGGGTGGATATGCCTTGTATATGCCAAGTGAATATGCATAGGCTAGGGGAGCCGGAGGAGCTGGAGTTGATGAGAAAGCTTGCGGATTATCCTGAAGAGATAACAATAGCTGCTAATTCCCTAGAACCTAGCAGAATAACCAGGTATATGTTGGATTTGGCATCGATTTTCCATACTTTTTATAACAGCTGCAGGGTTAGAGTAGAAGACCAAGAGCTGATGCATGCAAGACTTGCTTTGATAAGATGTACTCAGATTGTAATAAAAAATATTTTAGACTTGCTCAAAATTACTGCCCCTCAAAAAATGTAAGGAGAGGTGATTCTTTGTGAAACTGACTTGGTTGGGACATGCTTGCTTTAAAATGGAAGATGGAGACGGGACTTCAATAATAACAGATCCCTTTGATTCATCTGTAGGTTATACTGTTCCTAAAGAGAGCGGGGATATAGTCACTTGTAGTCATGATCATTTTG from Clostridia bacterium encodes:
- the argS gene encoding arginine--tRNA ligase, coding for MIKQVRTQIIDVIEDSLYKAREKGAIEFERLPQIIVEVPNDKTHGDFSSNIAMQIVKQVRKPPAYIAKAIIENIDTQGTYIDRVESAGPGFINFYLNNDWLYDVLRVIYDRGNDYGRVNIGKGKKVMVEFVSANPTGPMHMGNARGAALGDSLASVLDAAGYDVTREFYINDAGNQIEKFGESLEARYLELLGREGHIPEGGYQGQDITQHMKEFIDLHGDKYLDVDPKDRKKVFVEYALKKNIDKIKSDLKKFGVEFDIWFSERTLHEGGEIDNTIEHLKNSGYTCSKEEALWFQASKFGVEKDEVLVRNNGLPTYFAADIAYHRNKFLVRNFDTVIDIWGADHHGHVARMKGAMQALGIQPDRLQVIIMQLVRLLKNGEVARMSKRKGQAVTLSDLIEEVGKDAARFFFNMRSAGSHLDFDLDLAVKQSNENPVFYVQYAYARICSIIRQIEQEGVDMPCICQVNMHRLGEPEELELMRKLADYPEEITIAANSLEPSRITRYMLDLASIFHTFYNSCRVRVEDQELMHARLALIRCTQIVIKNILDLLKITAPQKM
- a CDS encoding DUF1934 domain-containing protein, which produces MNKDVIVSIKGKQINLDKEEDIIELITEGKFYSKEGKYYIVYKESEISGMEGTTTTIKIEDDMVSLIRLGTNNSHLVFRKGTKYVNYYNTPYGDLHMEVFPTKVESYISDTEGSIDLRYHLDVGGSYAGENQIFVSFKEGKASDRKHDKASKNTDN